A region from the Chelonoidis abingdonii isolate Lonesome George chromosome 10, CheloAbing_2.0, whole genome shotgun sequence genome encodes:
- the C1QL2 gene encoding LOW QUALITY PROTEIN: complement C1q-like protein 2 (The sequence of the model RefSeq protein was modified relative to this genomic sequence to represent the inferred CDS: inserted 3 bases in 2 codons; substituted 2 bases at 2 genomic stop codons), which yields MGLVLLIAVPLLLQAAPESAAHYEMMGTCRMICDPYSSASARAGGPSSTAAVEALQDLSANAPPPFLPGPKGEPGRPGKPGXPGPPGEPGPPGPRGPPXERGDSGKPGWPGWRWPGLARRERQGAVAARGRAPGRXGSAVXMSAAFSGPRIAFYVGLKSPHEGYEVLKFDDVVTNLGNHYEPATGKFSCQVRGIYFFTYHILMRGGDGTSMWADLCKNGQVRASAIAQDADQNYDYASNSVVLHLDSGDEVYVKLDGGKAHGGNNNKYSTFSGFLLYPD from the exons ATGGGACTCGTGCTGCTCATCGCCGTCCCGCTGCTGCTGCAGGCGGCCCCGGAGAGCGCGGCGCACTACGAGATGATGGGCACCTGCCGCATGATCTGCGACCCCTATAGCAGCGCCAGCGCCCGGGCCGGCGGCCCCAGCAGCACGGCCGCCGTGGAGGCGCTGCAGGACCTGAGCGCCAACGCCCCGCCGCCCTTCCTCCCAGGACCCAAGGGGGAGCCCGGCCGGCCAGGCAAGCCGGG CCCGGGCCCGCCAGGGGAGCCGGGCCCCCCCGGTCCCAGAGGGCCGC GAGAGCGGGGAGACTCAGGCAAGCCGGGCTGGCCGGGCTGGCGGTGGCCGGGGCTGGCGCGCCGGGAGCGGCAGGGGGCGGTGGCGGCCCGGGGCCGCGCGCCGGGGAGGTGAGGGAGTGCGGTGTGAATGAGCGCGGCCTTCAGCGGCCCCCGGATCGCCTTCTACGTGGGGCTGAAGAGCCCCCACGAGGGCTACGAGGTGCTCAAGTTCGACGACGTGGTGACCAACCTGGGCAACCACTACGAGCCGGCCACGGGCAAGTTCAGCTGCCAGGTGCGGGGCATCTACTTCTTCACCTACCACATCCTCATGCGCGGCGGGGACGGCACCAGCATGTGGGCGGATCTCTGCAAGAACGGCCAG GTGCGGGCCAGCGCCATTGCGCAGGATGCCGATCAGAACTATGACTATGCCAGCAACAGCGTGGTGCTGCACCTGGACTCGGGGGACGAGGTGTACGTCAAGCTGGACGGAGGCAAAGCACACGGCGGCAACAACAATAAGTACAGCACTTTCTCTGGCTTTCTTTTATACCCCGATTAA